One Aneurinibacillus migulanus genomic region harbors:
- the acnA gene encoding aconitate hydratase AcnA: MNNDKTLREACRTRLDGGMYYYRLQTLEEQGIGEISRLPFSIKILLEAALRAMDNRAITEEHVKRIANWDPHPKPGEMFEIPFMPSRVILQDFTGVPAVVDLASMRDAVSNLGLEPGKINPLIPVDLVIDHSVQVDQAGSDTSLSFNMDKEFERNRERYTFLRWATQAFTNFRAVPPSVGIVHQVNLEYLASVVSRKDTEDGVEVFPDSLVGTDSHTTMINGLGVLGWGVGGIEAEASMLGQPMYFLLPHVVGFELTGKLPEGSTATDLALTVTNILRKKGVVGKFVEFFGKGLNSMTLEDRATIANMAPEYGATAGYFPIDEQTLRYLRTTGRSEEHISLVETYTKAQGLFRTDDMPDPNYSEIITLDLGSVVPTLAGPKRPQDRINLTEMKESFNKVLRTPVKEGGFGLTEEKLEQEVTVTYPDGSKASLKTGSVVIAAITSCTNTSNPSVMIGAGLLAKKAVEKGLRRNPNVKSSLAPGSRVVTQYLDDAGLTPYLDKLGFNTVGYGCTTCIGNSGPLIPEVGKAVAENDMTVTSVLSGNRNFEGRIHPLVKANYLASPPLVVAYALAGTFNIDLYNDPIGHNEQGDPVYLRDIWPSEEEVRSTINSIITPEMYREKYNNVLAFNKEWNEIPISQAEIYSWDKDSTYIQSPPFFTDFSLESSGIQPIRSARLLALLGDSVTTDHISPAGAIKPDSPAGQYLQGKGVEVRDFNSYGSRRGNHEVMMRGTFANIRIRNHLAPGTEGGYTTYLPTGEVMSIYDAAMKYQESSTPLMIIGGKEYGTGSSRDWAAKGTLLLGVKAVIAESYERIHRTNLVCMGVLPLQFEEGISAEALGITGQETFDIPELNERINPRQKIEVHATRSDGSSFTFQCIVRLDTDVEIDYYKNGGILQLVLRKLITDKNASVSS, from the coding sequence ATGAACAATGATAAAACATTGCGGGAGGCATGCCGGACCCGCTTGGATGGTGGAATGTACTACTACCGCCTACAGACGCTTGAAGAACAAGGAATCGGGGAAATTTCCAGACTACCATTCTCCATTAAAATCTTGCTCGAAGCAGCTCTCAGGGCGATGGATAACCGTGCAATTACCGAAGAGCATGTTAAACGTATCGCTAATTGGGATCCCCATCCGAAGCCAGGAGAAATGTTCGAAATTCCATTCATGCCTTCTCGTGTCATTCTTCAGGACTTTACTGGCGTTCCCGCTGTGGTGGACCTTGCTTCCATGCGGGATGCCGTATCTAATCTTGGTCTTGAACCCGGTAAAATTAATCCACTTATCCCTGTGGATCTCGTAATTGACCATTCCGTACAAGTAGATCAGGCAGGTTCAGATACGTCGCTCAGTTTCAATATGGATAAAGAATTTGAACGCAACAGGGAACGATATACGTTTCTGCGCTGGGCTACTCAGGCATTCACTAACTTTCGGGCTGTACCGCCTTCTGTCGGCATCGTCCATCAGGTAAACCTCGAATATCTAGCTTCCGTCGTATCGCGGAAAGATACGGAAGACGGAGTTGAAGTATTCCCTGATTCACTCGTAGGAACTGACTCCCATACGACGATGATTAACGGTCTGGGTGTACTCGGCTGGGGTGTCGGTGGTATTGAAGCTGAAGCATCTATGCTCGGTCAACCCATGTATTTTCTGTTGCCACACGTCGTCGGGTTCGAATTAACTGGCAAGTTACCCGAAGGCTCTACAGCTACTGATCTAGCGCTCACTGTTACCAATATCTTGCGAAAAAAGGGCGTCGTTGGCAAATTCGTGGAATTCTTCGGCAAAGGTTTAAATTCGATGACACTCGAAGACAGAGCCACCATCGCTAACATGGCGCCGGAATACGGAGCGACCGCTGGCTATTTCCCTATCGACGAACAAACACTGCGCTATCTCCGTACAACCGGTCGTTCAGAAGAACACATCTCTCTTGTGGAAACCTATACAAAAGCGCAAGGACTGTTCCGTACGGACGATATGCCAGACCCGAACTACTCGGAAATTATCACTCTTGACCTCGGAAGCGTTGTGCCGACGCTCGCCGGTCCGAAACGACCGCAAGATCGCATCAATTTGACCGAGATGAAGGAATCATTCAATAAAGTATTACGTACGCCAGTGAAAGAAGGCGGCTTCGGTCTCACAGAAGAGAAGCTCGAACAGGAAGTGACTGTTACGTATCCGGACGGATCAAAGGCTTCACTCAAAACCGGATCTGTCGTTATCGCCGCAATTACGAGTTGTACCAATACATCAAATCCTTCCGTTATGATCGGGGCCGGATTACTGGCAAAAAAAGCCGTAGAAAAAGGGTTGCGTCGTAATCCGAATGTCAAATCGAGCCTAGCACCGGGCTCTCGCGTCGTTACCCAATATCTCGATGATGCCGGTCTGACGCCGTACCTGGATAAGCTTGGCTTTAACACAGTAGGTTATGGATGCACTACCTGTATTGGCAATAGCGGACCGTTAATCCCTGAAGTAGGAAAAGCGGTTGCCGAAAATGATATGACCGTCACCTCCGTACTAAGCGGAAACCGAAACTTCGAAGGACGCATTCATCCGCTCGTTAAAGCGAACTATCTGGCTTCACCGCCGCTCGTCGTCGCATACGCACTAGCCGGTACATTCAACATCGATCTCTATAACGATCCAATTGGACATAATGAGCAAGGAGATCCTGTCTACCTACGCGATATTTGGCCGAGTGAAGAAGAAGTTCGTAGTACGATTAACTCCATTATTACGCCAGAAATGTACCGTGAAAAATATAACAACGTACTTGCTTTTAATAAAGAATGGAATGAAATCCCAATATCTCAAGCTGAAATCTACAGTTGGGATAAAGACTCTACGTATATCCAATCGCCTCCGTTCTTTACTGACTTCTCCCTGGAAAGTTCGGGCATCCAACCGATCCGGAGTGCTCGTCTGCTAGCACTATTAGGCGATTCTGTCACAACTGACCATATTTCACCTGCCGGCGCCATTAAACCGGATAGTCCTGCCGGACAATACTTGCAAGGCAAAGGAGTAGAAGTCCGTGATTTCAATTCATACGGTTCGCGACGCGGTAACCATGAAGTCATGATGCGCGGTACGTTCGCCAATATCCGCATTCGCAATCACCTGGCTCCCGGAACGGAAGGCGGCTATACTACGTACCTTCCGACAGGGGAAGTGATGTCGATTTACGATGCAGCGATGAAATATCAAGAATCCAGTACCCCGCTCATGATTATCGGAGGAAAGGAATACGGGACAGGAAGCTCCCGCGACTGGGCTGCCAAAGGTACATTACTGCTCGGTGTAAAGGCTGTTATCGCAGAAAGCTATGAACGCATTCATCGCACCAACCTCGTATGTATGGGGGTCCTACCTTTACAATTTGAAGAGGGAATTAGCGCGGAAGCTCTTGGCATCACAGGCCAGGAAACGTTCGATATTCCAGAGTTAAACGAACGAATCAACCCTCGTCAAAAAATCGAGGTGCATGCGACTCGTTCTGATGGCTCCTCCTTCACATTCCAATGTATCGTCCGACTTGATACAGATGTGGAAATCGACTACTACAAAAATGGCGGCATTCTTCAACTCGTATTGCGCAAGCTCATTACCGACAAAAATGCATCTGTTTCTTCCTAA
- a CDS encoding CcdC family protein has translation MTILSGVIGIFMATIVLMVRMRASKKPASLKKIILPPFFMSTGFAMFLYPPMHVHVTYALFAFFVGALLSYPLIVTSKFEVVGRDIYLKRSKAFFFILVGLVLLRLALKSYVGMYVSIEETAGLFFILAFGMIVPWRVAMYFEYVKLNRSLDLT, from the coding sequence ATGACCATACTGAGCGGGGTTATTGGCATATTTATGGCCACGATAGTACTGATGGTTCGTATGCGTGCCTCCAAGAAGCCCGCTTCATTAAAGAAGATTATTCTGCCGCCTTTTTTTATGAGTACAGGTTTTGCGATGTTTTTGTATCCGCCTATGCATGTACATGTAACATATGCATTGTTTGCCTTTTTTGTCGGTGCACTTCTGTCATATCCGTTGATTGTTACTTCGAAGTTTGAAGTTGTAGGCAGAGATATTTACCTGAAGCGTTCAAAAGCATTCTTTTTTATCTTAGTTGGATTAGTCTTGCTTCGTTTGGCATTAAAATCCTATGTCGGTATGTATGTGAGTATAGAAGAAACGGCTGGTCTCTTTTTCATTTTAGCCTTCGGCATGATTGTACCATGGCGTGTGGCTATGTATTTTGAATATGTGAAGTTGAATCGTTCACTTGATTTAACGTGA
- a CDS encoding FadR/GntR family transcriptional regulator: MKTLPKFNVRKTYEEVADYLREQIVSGTYVPGARLPSLRELGETLGVGQSTVREALSSLKTLGLITMKQGEGTFVTRHDPEEIISAFESMRPATRQEIMELLEVRKIIESGTARLAAERRTEEELSKIKEALTEMEQALSSGELGDQADWKFHYAVAAASHNQTLQTVMMSISEAVGRSLQTSRQELYRMKEVPKNLYKEHASIYEAIRERNGNRAETAMLYHLQGVEEKMLD; this comes from the coding sequence GTGAAAACGTTGCCAAAGTTTAATGTTAGAAAGACATATGAAGAGGTTGCTGATTACTTGCGCGAACAAATTGTTTCCGGCACGTATGTACCGGGAGCCCGCTTGCCATCTCTACGAGAACTCGGAGAGACATTGGGAGTAGGTCAGTCGACAGTACGAGAAGCGCTCAGTTCTCTCAAAACACTAGGTCTAATTACTATGAAGCAGGGAGAAGGCACGTTTGTTACCCGGCACGACCCGGAAGAAATTATCTCCGCATTTGAATCCATGCGTCCGGCGACGCGGCAGGAAATTATGGAATTGCTGGAAGTACGGAAGATTATTGAAAGCGGTACCGCCCGCCTAGCCGCGGAACGGCGAACCGAAGAGGAACTGAGTAAAATCAAGGAAGCGCTAACAGAGATGGAGCAAGCCCTCTCTAGTGGAGAACTCGGCGATCAGGCAGATTGGAAGTTCCATTATGCGGTAGCTGCCGCTTCACACAATCAGACGCTGCAAACGGTGATGATGTCCATTTCTGAAGCGGTTGGTCGTTCGCTGCAGACAAGTCGCCAGGAGCTGTATCGGATGAAAGAAGTTCCCAAGAATTTGTATAAAGAACACGCCAGCATTTATGAGGCGATTCGGGAACGTAATGGGAATCGGGCGGAAACGGCGATGCTCTATCACTTGCAAGGAGTAGAGGAAAAGATGCTGGATTAG
- the lldP gene encoding L-lactate permease: protein MQTWTQVYEPLGSLGLSAAVAVIPIVFFFLALAVFRMKGHTAGFITVLISLVIAIFVYKMPISMALASAGYGFAYGLWPIAWIIVTAVFLYKITVKTGQFDIIRSSVVSITEDQRLQMLLVGFSFGAFLEGAAGFGAPVAITAALLVGLGFNPLYAAGLCLIANTAPVAFGAMGVPITTAGQVTGLDPFHIGQVAGRQLPLLSVIVPFWLVFIMDGVRGVRETWPAILVAGGSFAITQFFTANFIGPELPDITSALVSLVSLAAFLKVWQPKRIFRFERAGASTVEMAATEADSRHYTAGQIFKAWSPFIILTLMVTIWSLKPFKALFGKGGPLESLVFKIHIPYLDQMVIKAEPIVTKPTPYEAVLKFDILSATGTAILIAAFITIIVLKMKPSEGVATFRETLSELKKPIISIGLVLGFAMVANYSGLSSTLALILASAGGLFPFFSPFLGWLGVFLTGSDTSSNALFCNLQNVTAQQIGVNETLLVAANTTGGVTGKMISPQSIAVACAAVGLVGKESDLFRFTVKHSLMFAVIVGIITYIQAYYLTWMLP, encoded by the coding sequence ATGCAAACATGGACGCAGGTGTATGAGCCGCTGGGAAGTCTGGGACTGTCAGCTGCTGTGGCAGTCATTCCTATCGTATTCTTCTTTCTCGCACTGGCTGTTTTTCGTATGAAGGGTCATACGGCAGGTTTTATTACAGTGCTAATTTCTCTGGTAATCGCAATCTTTGTCTACAAAATGCCGATTTCTATGGCGCTCGCTTCTGCCGGATACGGCTTTGCTTACGGTTTATGGCCGATTGCCTGGATTATTGTAACCGCTGTATTTTTGTATAAAATCACAGTGAAAACCGGACAGTTTGACATCATCCGTTCCTCCGTCGTGTCGATTACAGAGGATCAACGGTTGCAAATGCTGCTTGTTGGTTTTTCGTTCGGTGCGTTCCTGGAAGGAGCGGCCGGCTTTGGCGCTCCAGTAGCTATTACTGCCGCTTTGCTGGTCGGTCTTGGGTTCAATCCGTTGTATGCAGCCGGGCTTTGTCTTATTGCCAATACTGCACCGGTAGCGTTCGGAGCAATGGGTGTTCCAATTACGACGGCGGGTCAGGTTACAGGACTCGATCCGTTTCACATCGGTCAGGTAGCCGGACGTCAATTGCCGCTCCTGTCCGTTATCGTTCCATTCTGGCTGGTATTCATCATGGACGGTGTTCGCGGGGTACGTGAAACGTGGCCGGCAATTCTTGTAGCGGGCGGTTCATTTGCGATTACACAGTTCTTTACGGCTAACTTTATCGGACCAGAGCTGCCTGATATCACTTCTGCACTGGTCAGCCTAGTTTCGCTCGCTGCATTCTTGAAAGTATGGCAGCCGAAGCGCATCTTCCGCTTTGAAAGAGCAGGTGCATCAACAGTTGAAATGGCGGCAACTGAAGCTGATTCGCGGCATTATACAGCAGGTCAGATTTTCAAGGCATGGTCTCCATTCATTATTCTTACGCTTATGGTTACCATCTGGAGTTTGAAACCGTTTAAAGCCTTGTTCGGCAAAGGCGGCCCATTAGAATCGCTTGTGTTCAAAATTCATATCCCCTATCTGGATCAAATGGTTATTAAAGCCGAGCCGATTGTAACGAAACCCACTCCGTACGAAGCGGTGCTTAAATTCGATATTCTATCGGCTACCGGTACAGCCATCCTGATTGCTGCTTTCATTACGATAATCGTACTGAAGATGAAACCGAGCGAAGGGGTAGCAACTTTTAGGGAAACCCTATCTGAACTGAAAAAGCCTATTATTTCAATCGGCCTGGTGCTTGGATTTGCGATGGTTGCCAACTATTCGGGCTTATCGTCGACATTGGCGCTCATACTGGCATCTGCAGGTGGCCTGTTTCCATTCTTCTCGCCGTTCCTTGGCTGGCTCGGCGTATTCCTTACAGGTTCCGATACGTCCAGCAATGCGCTGTTCTGTAACTTGCAGAACGTAACCGCACAGCAAATTGGGGTAAACGAGACGTTGCTTGTCGCGGCGAATACGACCGGTGGAGTAACAGGGAAAATGATTTCACCGCAATCGATTGCGGTAGCATGTGCTGCGGTGGGGCTTGTGGGCAAAGAGTCCGATTTGTTCCGTTTCACGGTCAAGCATAGTTTGATGTTTGCCGTCATCGTTGGCATTATCACATATATTCAAGCTTACTACTTAACCTGGATGCTTCCATAG
- a CDS encoding (Fe-S)-binding protein, with the protein MKVSIFITCLSDAIYPRVGEAMSRILARQGVKLHFPEVQTCCGQPAFNSGYWDEARASARTLLEAFDDSDFVVSPSGSCTGMIHHYYPSLFKDDPVMLKKAREFSEKVYEFSQFLVNVLGVTDIGAHFPYKVTYHPSCHGTRLLGIKEEPRQLLANVKGMEFVDLPFAEDCCGFGGTFAVKMSEISGAMVEEKVQHVVETEAEVLVGMDMGCLMNIGGRLRYEGKQVRVMHLAELLYEGVKQKV; encoded by the coding sequence GTGAAAGTCTCCATTTTTATTACATGCTTGTCGGATGCGATCTACCCACGGGTCGGGGAAGCGATGTCTCGGATTCTTGCCCGTCAGGGAGTGAAGTTGCATTTTCCAGAAGTGCAAACATGTTGCGGACAGCCCGCATTCAATAGCGGATATTGGGATGAGGCACGTGCCAGTGCGCGAACGCTTCTCGAAGCATTCGATGATAGTGATTTTGTTGTATCGCCGTCCGGCTCCTGCACAGGGATGATCCATCATTATTACCCGTCTTTATTCAAAGATGATCCGGTCATGCTTAAAAAAGCTCGCGAATTTAGTGAAAAGGTGTATGAGTTCTCCCAATTTCTTGTCAACGTATTAGGTGTAACGGATATTGGGGCGCATTTTCCGTATAAAGTAACATATCATCCTTCCTGCCATGGCACGAGGCTTCTTGGTATCAAAGAAGAGCCAAGGCAATTGCTTGCTAATGTAAAAGGCATGGAATTTGTTGATTTGCCTTTTGCGGAAGATTGCTGTGGATTCGGAGGTACATTCGCCGTTAAAATGTCTGAGATTTCGGGTGCAATGGTGGAAGAGAAAGTGCAGCATGTAGTAGAGACTGAAGCCGAGGTGCTGGTCGGCATGGACATGGGCTGTCTGATGAATATCGGTGGTCGCCTACGCTATGAAGGCAAGCAGGTGCGTGTAATGCATTTGGCGGAGCTGCTGTATGAAGGGGTGAAGCAGAAAGTATGA
- a CDS encoding LutB/LldF family L-lactate oxidation iron-sulfur protein codes for MSTTFDPTTTIKDRAHISLNDEFLRNAVKYTTEKLRTSKKLASDELGNWEEWRERARQIRLHTIAHLDYYLSEFVKNARAAGVHVHFATTAQEAVDITMRIAEAKDAKSVVKSKSMVSEELHINHRLEEIGVEAIETDLGEYIIQLAGETPSHIIIPAIHKNKQQVAELFSEEAGEVLPPETPILAGFARAKLREKFLEADIGMTGCNFAIAETGSMVLFSNEGNARMVSTVPKTQITYMGMERIIPSLDDLEVMATMLPRSATGQKLTVYMSAITGPRRQEDSDGPEEMHIIILDNGRSSQLGDPEFQEVLNCIRCGACLNACPVYRHVGGHTYGWVYSGPIGAVLTPRLNQDMEKWGEVSYASSLCGACHEACPVKIPLHDMLVYIRRQKVEEGYTPASERMAFKGFKYIMSNHRRFKRIVNLGKAGQKIVVRDGAITSKLGPLKGWTEHRYAPVLADGSFRDTWGDLSAELFADRNTMAPDMLKRLQEAKRKREEKHHE; via the coding sequence ATGAGTACAACGTTTGATCCAACGACCACAATTAAAGATAGAGCGCACATTTCCCTTAATGATGAATTCCTACGCAATGCCGTAAAGTATACAACTGAAAAGCTTCGTACATCAAAAAAACTGGCTTCCGATGAACTGGGCAACTGGGAAGAATGGCGGGAGCGCGCCCGACAGATTCGTCTTCATACGATTGCTCATTTAGATTATTATTTATCCGAATTCGTGAAAAATGCCCGAGCTGCTGGAGTGCATGTGCATTTCGCAACAACAGCACAAGAAGCTGTCGACATCACGATGAGAATTGCCGAGGCAAAAGATGCGAAATCGGTCGTGAAATCGAAATCCATGGTATCTGAAGAACTGCATATTAATCATAGGCTTGAAGAAATCGGAGTGGAAGCGATTGAGACCGATTTAGGCGAATATATTATCCAACTGGCGGGAGAAACACCCTCCCACATTATCATTCCAGCTATCCATAAGAATAAACAGCAAGTTGCGGAATTATTTTCAGAGGAAGCAGGGGAGGTGTTGCCGCCGGAAACGCCTATACTTGCAGGTTTCGCTCGTGCCAAACTACGGGAGAAATTCCTGGAGGCGGATATCGGTATGACCGGGTGCAACTTTGCTATCGCAGAGACCGGATCTATGGTGTTATTCTCCAATGAAGGCAATGCCCGCATGGTGAGTACCGTTCCGAAAACACAAATTACGTATATGGGCATGGAACGGATTATCCCATCGCTTGATGATTTGGAAGTCATGGCGACGATGTTGCCACGCTCGGCTACAGGCCAAAAACTGACGGTATACATGTCTGCCATTACCGGCCCACGTCGTCAGGAAGATTCAGATGGGCCGGAAGAGATGCATATTATCATTCTCGATAATGGACGGTCTTCACAATTGGGCGACCCGGAATTCCAGGAAGTGTTGAATTGCATCCGTTGCGGGGCCTGCCTGAATGCATGTCCAGTATATCGCCATGTTGGTGGCCATACGTATGGATGGGTATATAGCGGGCCGATTGGAGCTGTTCTGACACCCCGACTGAATCAGGATATGGAAAAGTGGGGTGAAGTCTCCTACGCGTCCAGCCTTTGCGGAGCTTGCCATGAAGCGTGTCCGGTTAAAATCCCGTTGCATGACATGCTTGTCTACATTCGTCGACAGAAGGTGGAGGAAGGGTATACACCGGCTTCGGAACGTATGGCGTTTAAGGGATTTAAGTATATCATGTCGAATCATCGACGCTTTAAGCGTATTGTAAATTTGGGAAAAGCAGGTCAGAAAATCGTCGTACGTGACGGAGCGATTACTTCTAAGCTTGGCCCGCTCAAAGGTTGGACGGAGCATCGATATGCTCCTGTATTAGCAGATGGTTCTTTCCGTGATACATGGGGCGATTTATCTGCCGAGCTATTTGCCGATAGGAACACGATGGCGCCGGACATGCTGAAACGGCTACAGGAAGCCAAGCGAAAACGGGAGGAAAAACATCATGAGTAA
- a CDS encoding LutC/YkgG family protein, giving the protein MSKREEEMIRKLDEQAAMKEEQFFAHIANRLNRQRITKAPDHPFRGAPDFWLAYELSEEKRIELFMTNWTNMGGYTQRFPNLTSLCNYIEDMAQTMKAKYMIRFDHPLLNEMNMEQNLPDVEMTVWNERAEEELLVKAAGADIGIAVVDYAIAHTGTVVALSAAGQGRSVSLLPTVFIAVLRVSDIKTKMGEVMTDLTRRFGNQLPAGVHFISGPSRSADIENDLTIGVHGPGIVHALILDE; this is encoded by the coding sequence ATGAGTAAGCGGGAGGAAGAAATGATTCGTAAATTGGATGAGCAGGCGGCCATGAAGGAGGAGCAGTTCTTTGCCCATATCGCAAACCGTCTGAATCGGCAGCGTATTACTAAGGCTCCAGATCATCCTTTTCGCGGTGCACCGGACTTTTGGTTGGCATACGAACTTTCAGAAGAAAAACGAATCGAGTTATTTATGACTAATTGGACAAACATGGGAGGATATACACAGCGGTTCCCCAATTTGACTTCTTTATGTAATTATATTGAAGATATGGCGCAGACGATGAAGGCAAAATATATGATTCGTTTTGATCATCCATTGCTTAATGAGATGAACATGGAACAAAATCTACCGGATGTTGAAATGACGGTATGGAACGAGCGAGCAGAAGAAGAGCTGCTTGTCAAAGCAGCAGGGGCTGATATCGGCATTGCAGTAGTGGATTATGCTATTGCCCATACTGGAACGGTAGTAGCTCTCTCTGCGGCTGGGCAGGGACGTTCGGTTAGTCTCCTGCCTACTGTATTTATTGCTGTATTGCGGGTGAGTGATATAAAGACAAAAATGGGTGAAGTCATGACTGATTTAACGAGGCGTTTCGGTAATCAGCTACCGGCAGGGGTTCATTTTATTAGTGGGCCGAGCCGTTCCGCTGATATTGAGAACGATTTGACGATCGGAGTGCATGGTCCGGGCATTGTGCATGCCCTTATTTTGGACGAATAG
- the nhaC gene encoding Na+/H+ antiporter NhaC has protein sequence MIGAMAITIIKFEGSPHIPLILGAIVSAFIAWRLGHKWDEIESGIYHGIRLALPAIVIIIAVGIIIGAWIGGGVVATMVYYGLKLITPSFFLVSITLITAIVSLAIGSSWSTMGTIGVAGMGIGISMGIPAPMVAGAIISGSYFGDKMSPLSDTTNLASGVAGSNLFEHIRHMFYSTIPGIVIALIAYWFLGRQFAGTSINNQDIIAVMNELQTQFVISPWLLLIPAAVIVLVARKVPALPALIVGIILGFLAHVFVQGGSVHEAVNTLYGGFKIESENKLIGELFNRGGIEAMMYTVSLTIVAMTFGGVLEKTGMLKSIVDKILLIARTGKQLVATTVVSSFFTNVVAAEQYISIVVPGRMYARVYREKRLHPKNLSRALEDGGTLTSPFVPWNTCGVFILSTLSVHPFAYAPYAIVNYIVPIISILFAATGFTIQKITDTEAKQLERKEQEAQAQNI, from the coding sequence ATGATCGGTGCTATGGCCATCACAATCATTAAGTTCGAAGGCAGTCCGCATATTCCGCTTATCCTTGGTGCCATTGTATCCGCTTTCATAGCCTGGCGCCTCGGCCACAAGTGGGATGAAATTGAAAGCGGTATCTATCACGGCATTCGACTGGCGCTCCCCGCCATTGTCATCATTATTGCCGTAGGCATCATCATTGGTGCATGGATTGGCGGCGGCGTAGTTGCCACCATGGTATATTACGGCTTAAAATTAATCACTCCGTCCTTCTTTCTTGTCTCGATTACACTAATTACTGCAATTGTCTCACTCGCTATCGGAAGCTCCTGGTCCACTATGGGTACAATCGGCGTAGCCGGTATGGGTATCGGTATTAGCATGGGAATTCCAGCTCCGATGGTAGCTGGGGCTATTATTTCCGGTTCATATTTTGGCGATAAAATGTCTCCTCTATCAGATACGACGAACCTGGCATCCGGCGTAGCCGGATCCAATCTGTTTGAGCATATTCGTCATATGTTTTATTCCACGATTCCTGGAATCGTTATCGCATTAATTGCCTACTGGTTCCTTGGTCGTCAATTTGCAGGTACATCGATAAATAATCAGGATATTATTGCTGTAATGAATGAATTGCAAACCCAATTCGTTATCAGTCCGTGGCTTCTACTTATTCCGGCTGCTGTTATCGTGCTTGTAGCTCGTAAAGTGCCTGCTCTGCCAGCTTTGATAGTTGGTATTATTCTTGGCTTTCTCGCTCATGTTTTTGTACAGGGTGGAAGCGTACATGAAGCCGTTAATACACTATACGGCGGCTTTAAAATCGAGTCCGAAAACAAATTAATTGGTGAGCTGTTTAACAGAGGTGGAATTGAGGCGATGATGTATACGGTTTCCTTAACTATTGTCGCTATGACATTCGGCGGTGTTCTGGAAAAGACAGGCATGCTCAAATCCATCGTAGATAAAATTCTACTTATCGCAAGAACCGGAAAACAATTGGTTGCCACTACGGTTGTTTCTTCGTTTTTCACAAACGTTGTGGCGGCGGAACAGTATATTTCCATCGTAGTGCCGGGCCGGATGTATGCAAGGGTATATCGGGAAAAACGTCTGCATCCGAAAAACCTGTCACGCGCGTTAGAAGACGGCGGTACATTAACCTCGCCGTTCGTTCCGTGGAATACGTGCGGAGTGTTTATTCTTTCAACGTTGAGCGTTCATCCGTTCGCTTACGCACCATATGCGATTGTCAACTATATTGTTCCAATTATTTCGATTCTGTTTGCTGCAACCGGCTTTACCATCCAAAAAATCACCGATACAGAAGCCAAGCAATTAGAACGCAAGGAACAAGAAGCACAAGCGCAAAATATATAA
- a CDS encoding carboxymuconolactone decarboxylase family protein: MECDRILYGWSEAVMDHYTQAIHDYKEGVGAFQQMSPDFTRAYNEFTGVSFAEGMISQKDKQLIALGVSLASQDEYCILYHTMEALHKGASEQEIYETLQVAAALRGGSAFSQLPLVQGALKEFSNRVQ, translated from the coding sequence ATGGAATGTGATCGAATACTATACGGATGGAGTGAAGCAGTAATGGACCATTATACGCAGGCAATTCATGATTATAAAGAAGGTGTAGGTGCGTTTCAGCAGATGAGTCCTGATTTTACCCGGGCATACAATGAATTTACAGGAGTATCATTCGCTGAAGGGATGATTTCCCAGAAGGATAAACAGTTGATTGCTCTTGGCGTTAGTCTGGCATCTCAGGATGAATACTGTATTCTATATCATACGATGGAAGCACTCCATAAGGGTGCGAGCGAGCAGGAGATTTATGAGACGCTTCAGGTAGCGGCGGCTCTTAGAGGTGGTTCAGCGTTTTCCCAATTACCCCTTGTGCAGGGTGCGCTGAAAGAATTTAGCAACAGAGTGCAATAA
- a CDS encoding GAF domain-containing protein, translating into MFKAEKYETSREKNYELVGKQLKALIEDEPNRIANLANASALLNQFLERINWVGFYLYEEREEQLILGPFQGLPACVRIPLGKGVCGTSAAERKTLRVADVHQFPGHIACDAASRSEIVVPIIKDGILVGVLDIDSPEKDRFDEVDEKGLEAFVHTLSEYL; encoded by the coding sequence ATGTTTAAAGCAGAGAAGTATGAAACATCCCGCGAGAAGAATTATGAACTCGTCGGTAAACAACTTAAGGCATTAATCGAAGATGAACCGAATCGAATCGCCAACCTTGCCAATGCATCCGCCCTGCTCAACCAATTCCTGGAGCGCATCAACTGGGTCGGCTTCTACCTATATGAAGAAAGAGAAGAACAGTTAATTCTAGGTCCTTTTCAGGGTCTTCCCGCATGTGTTCGTATTCCACTAGGCAAAGGCGTATGCGGTACATCCGCAGCTGAACGCAAAACGCTACGCGTGGCGGACGTACATCAATTTCCCGGTCACATTGCGTGCGATGCCGCTTCTAGGTCGGAAATCGTCGTTCCTATTATTAAGGATGGAATTCTTGTCGGAGTCCTCGATATCGACAGTCCGGAGAAAGACCGCTTTGATGAAGTTGATGAAAAAGGACTTGAGGCTTTCGTACACACCTTATCCGAATATTTATAA